The following proteins are encoded in a genomic region of Pseudodesulfovibrio mercurii:
- a CDS encoding ABC transporter ATP-binding protein, with translation MAYLDVRDVTLTFKGIAALMGVSFSVEQGTIASLIGPNGAGKTSMLNCISGRYTPDGGARGACSISLDGECLLSLPAHKRTELGLSRTFQNIALFKGLSVLDNLMVGRHGRIDYGLLSAILRFGRTVRLERRHRRRVEDVIDFLNLSPYRHQHAGRLPYGVRKRVELGRALAAEPKLILLDEPMAGMNLEETEDMARYILDIAEEWGVTVLLVEHDMGVVMDISHKVVVIDFGSKIAEGTPDEVQANPDVIRAYLGTEDAAFMGR, from the coding sequence ATGGCCTATCTCGACGTCCGCGACGTTACGCTCACCTTCAAGGGCATCGCCGCGCTCATGGGCGTGTCCTTCTCCGTGGAACAGGGGACCATCGCGTCCCTGATCGGCCCCAACGGGGCCGGCAAAACCTCCATGCTCAACTGCATCAGCGGCCGCTACACCCCGGACGGGGGCGCGCGCGGCGCATGTTCCATCTCACTGGACGGCGAATGTCTGCTCTCCCTGCCCGCGCACAAGCGCACGGAGCTGGGACTGTCCAGGACATTCCAGAACATCGCCCTGTTCAAGGGCCTGTCCGTCCTCGACAACCTCATGGTCGGGCGGCACGGCCGCATCGACTACGGGTTGCTATCCGCCATCCTCCGCTTCGGCCGGACCGTGCGCCTGGAGCGCCGCCACCGGCGCCGGGTGGAGGACGTCATCGACTTCCTGAACCTATCCCCCTACCGCCACCAGCACGCCGGGCGACTACCCTACGGCGTGCGCAAGCGGGTGGAGCTCGGCCGGGCGCTGGCCGCCGAGCCCAAGCTCATCCTCCTGGACGAGCCCATGGCGGGCATGAACCTCGAAGAGACCGAGGACATGGCCCGATATATCCTGGACATAGCCGAGGAGTGGGGCGTCACCGTCCTGCTGGTCGAGCACGACATGGGCGTTGTCATGGACATCTCCCACAAGGTCGTGGTCATCGACTTCGGTTCCAAGATCGCCGAGGGCACCCCGGACGAGGTGCAGGCGAACCCGGACGTCATCAGGGCCTACCTGGGCACCGAGGACGCCGCGTTCATGGGAAGGTAG
- a CDS encoding CBS domain-containing protein, translated as MYVGLKMLRDFVKVTPQTLVKDAQKQLEDNKLWMLLVVDDAGKLVGYVRKEDISAALPSIMTSLEKHEISYLMSKLTVEKIFRTDIKTVAPETEIEGAADMMYEMNLAGLAVVDSDGELIGYINRNVMLDVLAEEMGYREGGSRLTLEVEDRSGVLYEIAGVIANMKISIISTGTFFYNGRRIVVVRIDTEDPSTVAAALEDRGYKLVTPEDFEEEWT; from the coding sequence ATGTACGTCGGACTGAAAATGCTGCGCGACTTCGTCAAGGTCACCCCCCAGACGCTGGTCAAGGACGCCCAGAAACAGCTTGAGGACAACAAGCTCTGGATGCTCCTGGTGGTGGACGACGCGGGCAAGCTGGTCGGCTACGTGCGTAAGGAGGATATCTCGGCGGCCCTGCCCAGCATCATGACGTCCCTGGAGAAACACGAGATCAGCTACCTGATGAGCAAGCTCACGGTGGAGAAGATCTTCCGCACGGACATCAAGACCGTGGCCCCGGAGACCGAGATCGAGGGCGCGGCCGACATGATGTACGAGATGAACCTGGCCGGGCTGGCCGTGGTCGATTCCGACGGCGAGCTCATCGGCTACATCAACCGCAACGTCATGCTCGACGTGCTGGCCGAGGAGATGGGCTACCGCGAGGGCGGCAGCCGCCTGACGCTTGAGGTGGAGGACCGTTCCGGCGTGCTCTACGAGATCGCCGGGGTCATCGCCAACATGAAGATCTCGATCATCTCCACCGGCACCTTCTTTTACAACGGACGCCGCATCGTGGTCGTCCGAATAGATACCGAAGACCCGTCCACGGTCGCAGCCGCGCTCGAGGACCGGGGCTACAAACTGGTCACTCCCGAGGATTTCGAGGAGGAGTGGACCTAG
- a CDS encoding sensor domain-containing diguanylate cyclase, with protein sequence MFFKMHYPNLIGRLPEDDPRILLGAIRIFIVLLLIIGVLLTGGGAVIHLIENGNYLGGLRTTESTSLTLQETTIARELDHIVADVLFLSRQNELIRLLDGGDAQAARAMEREYLELADSREDYDQVRYLDADGLERVRVNSRNGRTSAVPESGLRDRSDRYYFRQCLGLDKGGIYLSPMDLNVEDGLVEQPVRPMLRIGTPVFDAAGRKRGIILINYNARTLLDRILRTGSSAEGLTMLLNGRGYWLLAPDETREWGFTAPETEDLRFATERPDEWRQMLDLERGQFRTDNGLFTFATVRPMAEMQAFSSRLHGAAQDGAQGAEPAYFWMLVSQVPAATLDRHARTLLFKLLLGGGLLLALFAFGAWHLSLALSRRRLFQEQLLAAAMFDALTGLPNRKLFFDRLEASLALSVRYDRRLALLYIDLDGFKVVNDTMGHAAGDELLRRVGKLLTGSVRKSDTVARLGGDEFVVMLNEVTNLGDAALVGEKLVSALRAPIVLKTGTATISASVGVSVYPENGASAELLVQKADQAMYASKHMGKSTCTMADSSRCADA encoded by the coding sequence ATGTTTTTCAAGATGCACTACCCGAACCTCATCGGCAGGCTGCCCGAGGACGACCCCAGGATCCTCCTCGGGGCCATCCGCATATTCATCGTCCTGCTCCTGATCATCGGGGTTCTGCTCACCGGCGGCGGGGCCGTCATCCACTTAATCGAGAACGGCAACTATCTCGGCGGGCTTCGGACCACGGAAAGCACCTCCCTGACATTGCAGGAAACGACCATCGCCCGCGAGCTGGACCACATCGTGGCCGACGTCCTGTTCCTGTCCCGGCAGAACGAACTCATCCGGCTCCTGGACGGCGGCGACGCGCAGGCGGCCAGGGCCATGGAGCGGGAATACCTGGAGCTGGCCGACAGCCGCGAGGACTATGACCAGGTCCGCTACCTGGACGCCGACGGCCTGGAGCGGGTCCGGGTCAACAGCCGCAACGGCCGGACCTCGGCCGTGCCCGAAAGCGGCCTGCGGGACAGGAGCGACCGCTACTACTTCAGGCAATGCCTGGGGCTGGACAAGGGCGGCATCTATCTTTCGCCCATGGACCTGAACGTCGAGGACGGGCTGGTGGAGCAGCCGGTCCGGCCCATGCTGCGCATCGGCACCCCGGTCTTCGACGCCGCGGGCCGCAAGCGCGGCATCATCCTGATCAACTACAACGCCCGGACCCTGCTGGACCGCATCCTGCGCACGGGCAGTTCGGCCGAGGGGCTGACCATGCTCCTCAACGGCCGGGGCTACTGGCTCCTGGCCCCGGACGAGACCAGGGAATGGGGGTTCACGGCCCCGGAGACGGAGGACCTCCGCTTCGCCACGGAACGGCCCGACGAGTGGCGGCAAATGCTCGACCTGGAGCGCGGACAGTTCCGCACGGACAACGGGTTGTTCACCTTCGCCACGGTCCGCCCCATGGCCGAGATGCAGGCCTTCAGTTCCCGGCTGCACGGCGCCGCGCAGGACGGGGCGCAAGGCGCGGAACCGGCCTATTTCTGGATGCTCGTCTCCCAGGTCCCGGCCGCGACCCTGGACCGCCACGCCCGGACCCTGCTGTTCAAGCTGCTCCTCGGCGGGGGCCTGCTCCTGGCGCTCTTCGCCTTCGGCGCGTGGCACCTCTCCCTGGCCCTGTCCCGGCGGCGGCTCTTCCAGGAACAGCTCCTGGCCGCGGCCATGTTCGACGCCCTGACCGGGCTGCCCAACCGCAAGCTCTTCTTCGACCGGCTGGAGGCCTCCCTGGCCCTGTCCGTCCGGTACGACCGCAGGCTGGCCCTGCTCTACATCGACCTGGACGGGTTCAAGGTGGTCAACGACACCATGGGGCACGCGGCGGGGGACGAACTGCTCAGGCGGGTGGGGAAGCTGCTGACCGGCTCGGTGCGCAAGTCCGACACCGTGGCCCGGCTGGGCGGCGACGAGTTCGTGGTCATGCTGAACGAGGTGACCAACCTGGGGGACGCGGCCCTGGTGGGCGAAAAGCTCGTCTCCGCCCTGCGCGCGCCCATCGTCCTCAAGACGGGCACGGCGACCATCAGCGCCAGCGTGGGCGTGTCCGTGTATCCCGAGAACGGCGCGTCCGCCGAGCTCCTGGTCCAGAAGGCGGACCAGGCCATGTACGCCTCCAAGCACATGGGCAAGAGCACCTGCACCATGGCCGACTCGTCGCGCTGCGCCGACGCCTGA
- a CDS encoding cobyric acid synthase encodes MDKQNLFAGIPEVLDERRFVHGGNRRRMAETAGCAPDEILDFSANVNPLGPPKWLGQVVGQALQGVDAYPDSDCTGLVMAAAERYKVWPSQVVAGNGASELLFAIAGLRGFRQAVVPAPTYVDYARGCGAHRLPVVEPPLNDDFTVNFPAMGPLLATPSLVFLCSPNNPTGTMVPANDLREVAAMFPQSTFVVDESFAEFLPEDADRLTRDRPSNVITVLSLTKTYAIPGLRLGLAFADPDVIPRIRRNMPAWSVNALAQKVGERCLKDALYLAETREQTRLLRESLASGLRQVPGIRVLPSAANYLLCRVERVGRDAVSLWERLLREHRIGIRLCGNYTGLDDRWFRVAVRNREDNETLIRAMEAVAGTARGPVVRRVRRTPALMIQGTSSNAGKSVLAAAFCRILLQDGFDVAPFKAQNMSLNSYVTDQGGEMGRAQVTQAMACRLNPDVRMNPVLLKPGSDTGSQVIVMGRPVGNMSVREYVEYKPRAFDAVKAAYDSLANEHEVLVLEGAGSPAEVNLKHHDIVNMAMAEYAGARVLLTGDIDRGGVFASIVGTMSLLTPKERSLVEGYVINRFRGDASLLDPAFGQMFERTGKPVLGTVPYIHGLGLPEEDSVSFKEGFRPEGDKLPEADCVDVVVLDLPRISNFNDIDPLYREPDVRVRVVADARDVGAPDAVIIPGSKSTVPDMRALKGTGMAAVLRGLAEGRTRIVGICGGFQMLGRIVDDPYGLESETTRVEGFDLLPVQTTLAPEKTLTRTFGTHSASGLAVHGYEIHHGRTEPLSGELRTALRDNAGEPLGYMRPDGRVLGTYLHGLFDADGFRRWFIDQLRMDKGLSPLETVQTVFGLEDALDNLASVVREAVDMDAVYRALGLSGCCAQAPLFRRMGG; translated from the coding sequence ATGGATAAGCAGAATCTTTTCGCGGGGATACCCGAGGTGCTGGACGAGCGGAGATTCGTCCATGGAGGGAACCGGCGGCGCATGGCCGAGACGGCCGGGTGCGCGCCGGACGAGATCCTCGATTTTTCGGCCAACGTGAACCCGCTGGGGCCGCCGAAGTGGCTCGGGCAGGTGGTCGGCCAGGCCCTGCAGGGGGTGGACGCCTACCCGGACTCGGACTGCACCGGGCTGGTCATGGCCGCCGCCGAGCGCTACAAGGTCTGGCCCTCCCAGGTGGTCGCTGGCAACGGCGCGTCCGAACTGCTCTTCGCCATCGCCGGGCTCAGGGGGTTCCGCCAGGCGGTGGTCCCCGCGCCGACCTACGTGGACTACGCCAGGGGGTGCGGCGCCCACCGGCTGCCCGTGGTCGAGCCGCCCCTGAACGACGACTTCACCGTGAATTTTCCGGCCATGGGGCCGCTCCTGGCCACGCCCTCCCTGGTCTTCCTGTGCTCGCCCAACAACCCCACGGGCACCATGGTCCCGGCCAACGACCTGCGCGAGGTGGCGGCCATGTTCCCCCAGTCCACCTTCGTGGTGGACGAGTCCTTTGCCGAATTTCTGCCCGAGGACGCGGACCGGCTGACCCGCGACCGGCCGTCCAACGTCATCACCGTCCTCTCCCTGACCAAGACCTACGCCATTCCGGGCCTGCGGCTGGGGCTGGCCTTCGCCGACCCGGACGTGATCCCGCGCATCCGCCGGAACATGCCCGCCTGGTCCGTCAACGCCCTGGCCCAGAAGGTCGGGGAGCGCTGCCTGAAGGACGCCCTCTACCTGGCCGAGACCCGCGAGCAGACCCGGCTTCTGCGCGAGTCCCTGGCCTCGGGGCTCAGGCAGGTGCCGGGGATCAGGGTCCTGCCGTCGGCGGCCAACTATCTTCTCTGCCGGGTGGAACGGGTGGGGCGGGACGCGGTTTCGCTGTGGGAGCGGCTGCTCCGGGAGCACCGCATCGGCATCCGGCTGTGCGGCAACTACACCGGCCTGGACGACCGCTGGTTCCGGGTGGCCGTGCGCAACCGCGAGGACAACGAGACCCTGATCCGGGCCATGGAGGCGGTGGCGGGCACGGCGCGCGGCCCTGTGGTCCGGCGCGTCCGCCGCACCCCGGCCCTGATGATCCAGGGGACCAGCTCCAACGCGGGCAAGTCCGTGCTGGCGGCGGCCTTCTGCCGCATCCTGCTCCAGGACGGCTTCGACGTGGCCCCGTTCAAGGCCCAGAACATGTCGCTCAATTCCTACGTCACGGACCAGGGCGGGGAGATGGGCCGCGCCCAGGTGACCCAGGCCATGGCCTGCCGCCTGAACCCGGACGTGCGCATGAACCCGGTTCTGCTCAAGCCCGGCTCGGACACCGGCTCCCAGGTCATCGTCATGGGGCGGCCCGTGGGCAACATGAGCGTGCGTGAGTACGTGGAGTACAAGCCGCGCGCCTTCGACGCGGTCAAGGCGGCCTACGACTCCCTGGCCAACGAGCACGAGGTCCTGGTCCTGGAGGGGGCGGGCAGCCCGGCCGAGGTCAACCTCAAGCACCACGACATCGTCAACATGGCCATGGCCGAGTACGCGGGCGCACGGGTGCTCCTGACCGGCGACATCGACCGGGGCGGGGTCTTCGCCTCCATCGTCGGGACCATGAGTCTGCTCACGCCGAAAGAGCGCTCCCTGGTGGAGGGCTACGTCATCAACCGCTTCCGGGGCGACGCCTCGCTCCTCGACCCGGCCTTCGGCCAGATGTTCGAGCGCACGGGCAAGCCGGTCCTGGGCACGGTGCCGTACATCCACGGGCTCGGCCTGCCCGAGGAGGACTCGGTCTCGTTCAAGGAGGGGTTCCGGCCCGAGGGCGACAAGCTGCCCGAGGCCGACTGCGTGGACGTGGTGGTCCTGGACCTGCCGCGCATCTCGAATTTCAACGACATCGACCCGCTGTACCGCGAGCCGGACGTGCGCGTCCGCGTGGTGGCCGACGCCCGCGACGTGGGCGCGCCCGACGCGGTGATCATCCCCGGCTCCAAGTCCACGGTGCCGGACATGCGCGCCCTCAAGGGCACGGGCATGGCCGCGGTCCTGCGCGGGCTGGCCGAGGGCCGGACCCGCATCGTGGGCATCTGCGGCGGGTTCCAGATGCTCGGCCGCATCGTGGACGACCCCTACGGCCTGGAGTCCGAGACCACCCGGGTGGAGGGCTTCGACCTGCTGCCGGTCCAGACCACCCTGGCCCCGGAAAAGACCCTGACCCGGACCTTCGGCACGCACTCGGCCTCGGGGCTCGCCGTGCACGGCTACGAGATCCACCACGGCCGCACCGAACCCCTGTCCGGGGAGCTGCGCACGGCCCTGCGCGACAACGCGGGCGAGCCGCTGGGCTACATGCGCCCGGACGGGCGGGTGCTCGGCACCTACCTGCACGGGCTGTTCGACGCGGACGGGTTCCGCCGCTGGTTCATCGACCAGCTGCGCATGGACAAGGGGCTCTCGCCCCTGGAGACGGTCCAGACCGTCTTCGGCCTGGAGGACGCCCTGGACAACCTGGCCTCCGTGGTCCGCGAGGCCGTGGACATGGACGCGGTCTACCGGGCCCTGGGGCTGTCGGGCTGCTGCGCCCAGGCCCCGCTCTTCCGGCGCATGGGCGGCTGA
- a CDS encoding molybdopterin-containing oxidoreductase family protein, producing MWKRAVCTKDCPDTCGLLVKVENGRITSVKGDPDHPYTRGFLCGKGARFPEHVHGAARLTTPLKRTGPKGSGAFAPISWDEALDEVAANIRRVADAYGPEAILPYTYAGHMGMVHRYAGHALFNKLGASRLDATICGPAATAGFKATLGKGPSTEIQEAAQSDLVVIWGNNTLVTNVHAWPHFLKARKNGARIIVIDPYRNATAREADAHLMLRPGTDAALALAVMHVLVTEDLVDHEFIAAQTIGFDRLKERVLDWPPARAAEICDLAEPDIVAFARAYGRARAPYIRTGWGPARQLAGGMAMRTISLLPALVNAFGKPGGGITRSLGGAPGKAPSLIREDLRPAGTRTVNMVHLGRALTELADPPVMLLYNYLSNPAAVAPQSAQVMAGLAREDLFTVVHELYMTDTARFADIILPGASFLEVGDIYRSYGHNHVQIARPVIDPVGDSRSTLDIFQDLARRLGFTEEVFSLSEAQCIERILDEADSPYLDGVDLDALRRGEPVRLNIPANPFAGGFDTPSGKVECFSQSMADQGLDPLPDGTPVRDPEGGEEYPLEYITPPHPMLLNSAFNEIETLRERIGGPKVLIHPATAAARGITQGMTVRVFNARGRNTARAEITEDTRPELLVAEGLHRVDGTPGQGSNQLTSQRLTDMGNTCAFHCNKVQVEPVG from the coding sequence ATGTGGAAACGCGCGGTCTGCACCAAGGACTGTCCCGACACCTGCGGCCTGCTGGTCAAGGTGGAGAACGGCAGGATAACCTCGGTCAAGGGCGACCCGGACCATCCCTACACCCGGGGGTTCCTCTGCGGGAAAGGGGCGCGGTTCCCGGAGCACGTGCACGGCGCGGCCCGGCTGACCACGCCGCTCAAACGCACCGGGCCCAAGGGCAGCGGCGCCTTCGCGCCCATCTCCTGGGACGAGGCCCTGGACGAGGTGGCCGCCAACATCCGGCGGGTGGCCGACGCCTACGGGCCCGAGGCCATACTGCCCTACACCTACGCCGGGCACATGGGCATGGTCCACCGGTACGCGGGCCACGCCCTGTTCAACAAGCTCGGGGCCAGCCGCCTGGACGCGACCATCTGCGGCCCGGCGGCCACGGCGGGCTTCAAGGCCACCCTGGGCAAGGGCCCGAGCACCGAGATCCAGGAGGCGGCGCAGTCCGACCTTGTCGTCATCTGGGGCAACAACACCCTGGTGACCAACGTCCACGCCTGGCCGCACTTCCTCAAGGCCCGCAAAAACGGCGCGAGGATCATCGTCATCGACCCCTACCGCAACGCCACGGCCCGCGAGGCGGACGCGCACCTCATGCTCCGGCCCGGCACGGACGCGGCCCTGGCCCTGGCCGTCATGCACGTGCTCGTCACCGAGGACCTCGTGGACCACGAGTTCATCGCGGCGCAAACCATCGGCTTCGACCGGCTCAAGGAACGCGTCCTGGACTGGCCGCCCGCCCGGGCCGCCGAAATCTGCGACCTGGCCGAGCCGGACATCGTCGCCTTCGCCCGCGCCTACGGCCGCGCCCGCGCCCCCTACATCCGCACGGGCTGGGGACCGGCCCGGCAGCTGGCGGGCGGCATGGCCATGCGGACCATCTCCCTGCTCCCGGCCCTGGTCAACGCCTTCGGCAAACCCGGCGGCGGCATCACCCGGTCCCTGGGCGGCGCGCCCGGCAAGGCCCCGTCCCTCATCCGCGAGGACCTGCGCCCGGCGGGCACGCGCACCGTGAACATGGTCCACCTGGGCCGCGCCCTGACCGAGCTCGCCGACCCGCCGGTCATGCTCCTCTACAACTACCTGTCCAACCCGGCGGCAGTGGCCCCGCAGTCGGCCCAGGTCATGGCCGGGCTGGCCCGCGAGGACCTGTTCACCGTGGTCCACGAGCTGTACATGACCGACACCGCCCGGTTCGCGGACATCATCCTGCCCGGCGCGAGCTTCCTCGAGGTGGGCGACATCTACCGCTCCTACGGCCACAACCACGTCCAGATCGCCCGGCCCGTCATCGACCCGGTGGGCGACAGCCGGTCCACCCTGGACATCTTCCAGGACCTAGCCCGCCGCCTCGGCTTCACCGAGGAGGTCTTCTCCCTGAGCGAAGCCCAGTGCATCGAGCGCATCCTGGACGAGGCCGACTCGCCCTATCTCGACGGCGTGGACCTCGACGCCCTGCGCCGGGGCGAGCCCGTGCGCCTGAACATCCCGGCCAACCCCTTTGCCGGCGGCTTCGACACCCCGTCCGGCAAGGTCGAGTGCTTCTCCCAATCCATGGCCGACCAGGGGCTCGATCCCCTGCCCGACGGCACGCCCGTGCGCGACCCCGAGGGCGGCGAGGAATACCCCCTCGAATACATCACCCCGCCCCACCCCATGCTGCTCAACTCCGCCTTTAACGAGATCGAGACCCTGCGCGAACGCATCGGCGGCCCCAAGGTGCTCATCCACCCCGCAACCGCCGCCGCGCGGGGCATCACCCAGGGCATGACCGTGCGCGTGTTCAACGCCCGAGGCCGGAACACCGCCCGGGCCGAGATCACCGAGGACACCCGGCCCGAGCTGCTTGTGGCCGAAGGGCTGCACCGGGTGGACGGCACCCCCGGCCAGGGCTCCAACCAGCTGACCAGCCAACGCCTGACCGATATGGGCAACACCTGCGCCTTCCACTGCAATAAGGTCCAAGTGGAGCCTGTCGGCTAG
- a CDS encoding alpha/beta fold hydrolase: MRTICAYILLFLMLLPPVATAGEEPPYPFTDPYRATVLGTPAKVRYQFADPVLPDVRAFRIEGRQVPEVFSYSRDLFFTTALQKHAAPLMFVIAGTGAEHNSGKMSFLTQVFHEAGYHVVALSSPTHMNFVVSASQHGVAGYVPYDVDDLDRVMGWIREELAKECEITGYSVAGYSLGGLHAAFLAKRDAETHEFDFRHVLLINPPVSLYRSVTRLDSWVTRENLGRTTVHHEIEGFIDRFSDYYLHADVTDLDDDFLYDMITDIGLTERDFKTLIGAAFRVSSASMIFSSDVCLQAEYLVPPSHYPLKTASPLLPYARQAFDVSFEQYLDEFLLPYLRYEDPTVTRDEVIRRSTLESIRGWLEKTTKVVVVGTRDDVILSHGDEQFLETVFPGGRSMLFEHGGHCGNMMHPAFVRALKDMVRL; the protein is encoded by the coding sequence ATGCGAACGATCTGCGCCTACATCCTCCTCTTCCTCATGCTCCTGCCGCCCGTGGCCACGGCCGGGGAGGAGCCGCCGTATCCCTTCACGGACCCATACCGGGCCACGGTCCTGGGCACGCCCGCCAAGGTGCGCTACCAGTTCGCGGACCCGGTGTTGCCGGACGTGCGGGCCTTCCGCATCGAAGGGCGGCAGGTGCCCGAGGTCTTTTCGTACAGCCGGGACCTGTTCTTCACCACGGCGTTGCAGAAGCACGCGGCCCCGCTCATGTTCGTCATCGCGGGCACGGGCGCGGAGCACAACTCGGGCAAGATGTCCTTCCTGACCCAGGTCTTCCACGAGGCCGGGTACCACGTGGTCGCCCTGTCCTCGCCCACGCACATGAACTTCGTCGTCAGCGCCTCGCAGCACGGGGTGGCGGGATACGTGCCCTATGACGTGGACGACCTGGACCGGGTCATGGGCTGGATTCGGGAGGAGCTGGCCAAGGAGTGCGAGATCACCGGGTACAGCGTGGCCGGGTACAGCCTGGGCGGGCTGCACGCGGCCTTTCTGGCCAAACGGGACGCCGAGACCCACGAGTTCGACTTCCGGCACGTGCTTCTGATCAACCCGCCGGTCTCCCTGTACCGCTCGGTGACGCGGCTGGACTCCTGGGTGACCAGGGAGAACCTGGGCCGGACCACGGTGCACCACGAGATCGAGGGGTTCATCGACCGCTTCTCGGACTACTACCTGCATGCGGACGTGACCGACCTGGACGACGACTTCCTGTACGACATGATCACCGACATCGGGCTGACCGAGCGCGACTTCAAGACGCTCATCGGGGCCGCCTTCCGGGTCTCGTCCGCGTCCATGATCTTCAGCTCGGACGTCTGCCTACAGGCCGAGTACCTGGTGCCGCCGAGCCACTACCCGCTCAAGACGGCCAGCCCCCTTCTGCCCTATGCCCGGCAGGCCTTCGACGTCTCCTTCGAGCAGTACCTGGACGAATTCCTGCTGCCCTACCTGCGCTACGAGGACCCGACCGTCACGCGGGACGAAGTCATCCGGCGGTCCACCCTGGAGTCCATCCGGGGGTGGCTCGAAAAGACGACCAAGGTCGTGGTGGTGGGCACCAGGGACGACGTCATCCTGAGCCACGGGGACGAACAATTCCTGGAAACGGTCTTCCCCGGCGGCCGGTCCATGCTCTTCGAGCACGGCGGGCACTGCGGGAACATGATGCACCCGGCCTTCGTCCGGGCGCTGAAGGACATGGTGCGGCTGTGA